The DNA region GCGCTCGACGTGGCGGTGGCGGGGGGCGCCGAGGAAGTCTTTATCCCCGAAGATCCCAAGCCGGTAGACGGCATCGTCGAGATCGTGCAGGAGAGCGTGTCGAAGGGCAAGGCCAGCTCCATCATCATCGTGGCGGAGGGCTTTCCCGGCGGGGCGCTGGGCGTCGCTCAAGCCATCGAGGCGGGCACCGGCCTGGAGACGCGGGTCAGCATCCTGGGCCACATCCAGCGCGGCGGCACGCCCGTCAGCAGCGACCGGGTGCTGGCGAGCCGCCTGGGCGAGGCTGCCGTCTACGCCCTGATGGACGGACACAGCGACGTGATGGTGGGGCGGCAGAACGGCGAAATCGGCTTCACGCCTCTCCCGGAGACCTGGGAGAAGCGCAAGGACGTGAACCGCGACCTCTACCGCTGCGCGAAGACGCTGAGCGTCTGAGGGGAGGCCTCTTCCCGATTTCCCGGGGGCTGCCGAACACGTCAGGAACTGACGGCAACTGCCATTAGCCTTGGGACGTCAGGAGGTCGGCGTATCCCCGGGCCGCAACTCGCTGGCGTCCGAAGATTTCTGGGGCCTGATTTCTGACGGAGGAGTGGACGCTACAGGTGATCAGGCTTGAGTTCAGCGGTGAGCTTTGGCACTGGGTTGGCCCGGCTCCTTGGTACTTCGTCACCGTTCCGGCAGAAGAGTGCGCCGTGCTGCAAGCCGCGTCGAAGTTCGTCACGTACGGCTGGGGAATGCTTCCGGTCAACGTATGGATCGGCGAAACGGAGTACAGGACGTCCTTGTTTCCAAAAGAAGGCCGCTACCTCGTGCCCGTCAAGGCGAGTGTGCGAAAGGCAGAACACCTCGAAGAGGGCGATGAGGTGACGGTGCGACTCGAACTCCGTTCCTGACATGTGACCGCAGCAGCCGGACAAGTTGAGGGCTTGTTCCTCAAAGCATCCCAACTGAGCGGACGTGCGCGAACGACCCCGAGGGCAGAGGAAGAAAAGGGGCCGCAGGCATCCCGCCCCGGCCCCTTTCCTTTAACGGCTAACCCCTGTTCAGTCCCGCCCGACGTTGCGCAGGAAGGCGGGGATGTCGTAGTCCTTGGGGTCGTAGCTGCTCGCCGCCTGGCCGCGTACGGGCCGCACGATGGTGTCGATGCTCGTGCCGCGCCCGTGGCCGGTGCCCAATCCCAACCCCGCCGGGAAGGGCGCCTCGTTGAAGCCGGTGGCGATCACGGTCACGCGCACCTCGTCCCCCGCCGCCTCGTCGGGCGTGATGCCGAAGAGGATGTCGGGGTCCTCGAAGCCGGTCGCCTGCCGGATCTTCTCGACGATCTCGTTGGCGTCCGTCATGCTCAGGTCGTAGCCGCCCGTCACGTTCACCAGGATGCGGCGGGCCCCCTCGATGCCGCGCTCCAGCAGCGGCGAGTGGATGGCGCTCATCGCCGCCTCCTCCGAGACCTTCTCGCCGCGCCCGGCCCCGATGCCCATCAGGACCGTGCCCGAGTTGGCGAGGAGGTTGCGCACGTCGGCGAAGTCGAGGTTGATCATGCCCTCGACGTTGATCACGTCGCTGATGCCCTTGACCCCGTAGTACAGCACCCGGTCGGCGATCAGGAAGGCCTCGCGGAAGGACACCTTCTTGTCCACGGCGGTGAGCAACTTCTCGTTGTTCACCACGATCATGCCGTCCACCCGCTCGGAGAGCTTGCCGATGCCGTCCTCCGCCACCCGCAGCCGCTTGGGCCCCTCGAACTTGAAGGGCCGGGTCACGATGGCGACCGTCAGGATGCCCATCTCGCGGGCGATCTCGGCGACGACGGGGGCACTGCCCGTGCCGGTGCCGCCGCCCATCCCCGCCGTGATGAAGAGCATGTCGGTACCGTCGAGGTACTCCTTGATGCGCTCGCGGTCCTCGATGGCGGCCTTCTCGCCCACGTCGGGGTCCGCACCCGCTCCCAGGCCACGCGTCAGGCGGTCGCCGAGTTGAATCCGCACCTCGGCGTGGCTCTTGGCGAGCACCTGCGCGTCGGTGTTCCCGGCGATGAACTCGACGCCTTCGAGTCCCGATTCAATCATGCGGTTCACGGCGTTGTTGCCCGCCCCGCCCAAGCCAATCACCCGAATTCTGGCCGCTTGCATCATGTCTCCTTAGGTGCGGCCCTCCCCTCCCGGGCGCCGCTTGCACGCGCAGTAGTGTAACGCAGCCCCGCCCGCCCTGCCCGCCGCCGAGCTTGGGCGGGGCGGAGGCCGGGCCGGGACCCCGAACTGGGCGTCACATCCAGTCTTTGAAGACGTTGCGCAGCCGGTCCATCAGGCTCGCGCCCTCCTTGGGCTTGGCCTTCTCCTTCTTGGGAGGCGCCGGGGTGACCACGGCGGTCGAGGTCGCCACCTCACCCTTCTGGGTATTCGGCGCGGCGGGCGTGGGGGCCGTGGGCTTGGCCTCCTCCTGGAAGACGGAGGTCGGCACCTTCCCGTCCTGCCCGATCCCGTACAACACGAGGCCGACCCCCGCCGAGTGCGCGGGCCCGCTCACGATGTCGGTCAGGCCCCCGATCCCGCGCGGGCGCCCCAGCCGCACCGGCAGCCGGAAGCGGTCGCGGGCGAGTTCGG from Deinococcus aetherius includes:
- a CDS encoding DUF1905 domain-containing protein, which codes for MIRLEFSGELWHWVGPAPWYFVTVPAEECAVLQAASKFVTYGWGMLPVNVWIGETEYRTSLFPKEGRYLVPVKASVRKAEHLEEGDEVTVRLELRS
- the ftsZ gene encoding cell division protein FtsZ → MQAARIRVIGLGGAGNNAVNRMIESGLEGVEFIAGNTDAQVLAKSHAEVRIQLGDRLTRGLGAGADPDVGEKAAIEDRERIKEYLDGTDMLFITAGMGGGTGTGSAPVVAEIAREMGILTVAIVTRPFKFEGPKRLRVAEDGIGKLSERVDGMIVVNNEKLLTAVDKKVSFREAFLIADRVLYYGVKGISDVINVEGMINLDFADVRNLLANSGTVLMGIGAGRGEKVSEEAAMSAIHSPLLERGIEGARRILVNVTGGYDLSMTDANEIVEKIRQATGFEDPDILFGITPDEAAGDEVRVTVIATGFNEAPFPAGLGLGTGHGRGTSIDTIVRPVRGQAASSYDPKDYDIPAFLRNVGRD